The following are from one region of the Silene latifolia isolate original U9 population chromosome 9, ASM4854445v1, whole genome shotgun sequence genome:
- the LOC141599779 gene encoding homeobox-leucine zipper protein GLABRA 2 isoform X2 produces the protein MGVDMSNNNNNPPNNNDFFSSPALSLSLAGIFRGAAETPARSGGVEEGDEGSGGGGGGTSRRDDTVEISSENSGPVRSRSEDADFIMNNADDDDDNDDDDDGDGGDEKGKKKKKRKRYHRHTAEQIREMEALFKESPHPDEKQRQQLSKQLGLHPRQVKFWFQNRRTQIKAIQERHENSLLKTELEKLRDENKSLRDNIEKSSCPNCGFATASGDTALAADGQQQLRIENARLKAEVEKLKAMVGKYPPGAISHTATCPSSSDQESKSSLDLYTGVFGIDKATIMDAVNQALEELKKMALSGEPLWLTSVETGREILNYDEYLREVCADSSSGEQPKRSIEASRESRVVFVDLPKLVQSFMDVNQWKEMFPSLISKAAVVDVICIGEDPNRNGAVQLVTWVEHLDCQKTTVHSLYRSMVNSGLAFGAKRWISTLQLQCERSVFLMATNVPTKDSSGVATLAGRKSILKLAQRMTCNFCRALGASSFNTWTKVTTKSGEDVKVTSRKNLNNHGEPIGVILCAVFSVWLAVSPSALFDFLRDDAHRHEWDVMAKGCQVKSIANLAKGQDRGNAVSIQTLNSKENMTWALQDSSTNTYESMVVYAPVDTSSIQSVMTGCDSSSVAVLPSGFSILPDGMESRSLVLTSRKEKNTEGGSLLTIAIQVVTNGSPTAKLTAESVEPVSSLILTVLDNIKRSLQCDDG, from the exons ATGGGCGTCGACAtgtctaacaacaacaacaaccctcctaacaataatgatttcttctcttcccccgcgctctctctctctctc GCGGGGATATTTAGAGGAGCAGCGGAGACGCCAGCAAGAAGCGGAGGTGTGGAGGAGGGAGATGAGGGTAGTGGCGGTGGCGGAGGTGGCACGTCACGGAGGGATGATACGGTTGAGATAAGCAGCGAGAATTCTGGTCCTGTTCGGTCTAGGTCCGAAGATGCTGACTTTATAATGAACAATGCGGATGACGATGATGACaatgacgatgacgatgacggTGATGGTGGGGATGagaaagggaaaaagaagaagaagcggAAGAGATATCATCGTCATACCGCTGAACAAATTCGTGAAATGGAAGC GTTGTTTAAAGAGTCCCCCCATCCAGATGAAAAGCAAAGACAACAACTTAGTAAGCAACTCGGTCTTCATCCTCGCCAAGTTAAGTTCTGGTTTCAAAATCGTCGAACTCAGATTAAG GCTATTCAAGAGCGCCATGAAAACTCCTTACTGAAAACAGAGTTAGAAAAGCTTAGAGACGAGAACAAGTCGTTAAGAGATAACATAGAGAAGTCTTCTTGTCCCAATTGTGGATTTGCTACTGCCTCTGGGGATACTGCCTTAGCAGCCGACGGTCAGCAACAACTCAGGATCGAAAATGCTAGACTTAAAGCTGAG GTTGAAAAACTCAAAGCAATGGTCGGAAAATACCCACCTGGAGCAATCTCCCATACCGCAACATGCCCAAGTTCAAGTGACCAAGAAAGTAAAAGCTCATTAGATTTATACACCGGTGTCTTTGGAATCGACAAAGCAACAATAATGGATGCTGTTAATCAAGCATTAGAAGAGTTAAAGAAAATGGCATTGTCAGGGGAACCATTGTGGCTAACAAGTGTTGAGACTGGGAGAGAGATACTTAACTATGATGAGTATCTCAGGGAGGTCTGTGCTGACAGCTCGAGTGGTGAACAGCCTAAAAGATCGATAGAAGCATCTAGGGAAAGCAGAGTTGTCTTTGTCGATCTTCCTAAGCTAGTCCAAAGCTTCATGGATGTG AATCAATGGAAGGAAATGTTCCCATCCCTGATTTCGAAGGCAGCTGTGGTGGATGTTATCTGCATTGGTGAAGATCCTAACAGAAATGGTGCAGTGCAGTTG GTTACATGGGTAGAGCACTTGGACTGCCAAAAGACTACAGTTCACTCCTTGTACAGAAGCATGGTTAATAGTGGTCTAGCCTTCGGAGCAAAGCGGTGGATCTCTACATTGCAACTCCAATGCGAACGCTCAGTATTCCTTATGGCTACTAATGTTCCCACAAAGGATTCAAGTG GAGTTGCCACATTAGCCGGGAGGAAGAGCATTCTAAAGTTAGCCCAAAGAATGACATGTAACTTCTGCAGGGCACTTGGAGCGTCCAGCTTCAATACATGGACAAAGGTAACAACTAAGTCGGGGGAAGATGTTAAGGTGACTTCTCGGAAAAACTTGAATAATCACGGAGAACCCATCGGAGTAATTCTGTGTGCTGTCTTTTCGGTCTGGCTTGCTGTATCTCCCAGTGCTCTTTTCGATTTCTTACGAGATGATGCTCACCGCCATGAG TGGGATGTAATGGCAAAAGGGTGTCAAGTAAAATCCATTGCGAACTTGGCCAAGGGGCAAGATCGTGGCAATGCTGTCAGCATCCAA ACGCTGAACTCAAAGGAAAACATGACCTGGGCACTACAGGACAGCAGCACCAACACTTATGAATCAATGGTCGTGTACGCCCCGGTCGACACAAGTAGCATACAGTCAGTGATGACAGGCTGTGACTCTAGCAGTGTCGCGGTTTTGCCATCAGGTTTTTCAATCCTCCCTGATGGCATGGAGTCTAGGTCCCTTGTGCTAACTTCCAGAAAAGAAAAGAATACAGAAGGTGGGTCTTTGCTCACTATCGCTATACAAGTTGTCACCAATGGTTCTCCAACAGCAAAGCTCACTGCAGAATCTGTAGAACCCGTTAGCTCACTTATATTAACTGTATTAGATAACATAAAGAGAAGCTTGCAATGTGACGATGGATAA
- the LOC141599779 gene encoding homeobox-leucine zipper protein GLABRA 2 isoform X1, whose product MGVDMSNNNNNPPNNNDFFSSPALSLSLAGIFRGAAETPARSGGVEEGDEGSGGGGGGTSRRDDTVEISSENSGPVRSRSEDADFIMNNADDDDDNDDDDDGDGGDEKGKKKKKRKRYHRHTAEQIREMEALFKESPHPDEKQRQQLSKQLGLHPRQVKFWFQNRRTQIKAIQERHENSLLKTELEKLRDENKSLRDNIEKSSCPNCGFATASGDTALAADGQQQLRIENARLKAEVEKLKAMVGKYPPGAISHTATCPSSSDQESKSSLDLYTGVFGIDKATIMDAVNQALEELKKMALSGEPLWLTSVETGREILNYDEYLREVCADSSSGEQPKRSIEASRESRVVFVDLPKLVQSFMDVNQWKEMFPSLISKAAVVDVICIGEDPNRNGAVQLMYAELQMLTPMVPTREVYFVRYCKQLNAEQWAIVDVSIDKLEDNIDASLIKFRKRPSGCVIEDKSNGHCKVTWVEHLDCQKTTVHSLYRSMVNSGLAFGAKRWISTLQLQCERSVFLMATNVPTKDSSGVATLAGRKSILKLAQRMTCNFCRALGASSFNTWTKVTTKSGEDVKVTSRKNLNNHGEPIGVILCAVFSVWLAVSPSALFDFLRDDAHRHEWDVMAKGCQVKSIANLAKGQDRGNAVSIQTLNSKENMTWALQDSSTNTYESMVVYAPVDTSSIQSVMTGCDSSSVAVLPSGFSILPDGMESRSLVLTSRKEKNTEGGSLLTIAIQVVTNGSPTAKLTAESVEPVSSLILTVLDNIKRSLQCDDG is encoded by the exons ATGGGCGTCGACAtgtctaacaacaacaacaaccctcctaacaataatgatttcttctcttcccccgcgctctctctctctctc GCGGGGATATTTAGAGGAGCAGCGGAGACGCCAGCAAGAAGCGGAGGTGTGGAGGAGGGAGATGAGGGTAGTGGCGGTGGCGGAGGTGGCACGTCACGGAGGGATGATACGGTTGAGATAAGCAGCGAGAATTCTGGTCCTGTTCGGTCTAGGTCCGAAGATGCTGACTTTATAATGAACAATGCGGATGACGATGATGACaatgacgatgacgatgacggTGATGGTGGGGATGagaaagggaaaaagaagaagaagcggAAGAGATATCATCGTCATACCGCTGAACAAATTCGTGAAATGGAAGC GTTGTTTAAAGAGTCCCCCCATCCAGATGAAAAGCAAAGACAACAACTTAGTAAGCAACTCGGTCTTCATCCTCGCCAAGTTAAGTTCTGGTTTCAAAATCGTCGAACTCAGATTAAG GCTATTCAAGAGCGCCATGAAAACTCCTTACTGAAAACAGAGTTAGAAAAGCTTAGAGACGAGAACAAGTCGTTAAGAGATAACATAGAGAAGTCTTCTTGTCCCAATTGTGGATTTGCTACTGCCTCTGGGGATACTGCCTTAGCAGCCGACGGTCAGCAACAACTCAGGATCGAAAATGCTAGACTTAAAGCTGAG GTTGAAAAACTCAAAGCAATGGTCGGAAAATACCCACCTGGAGCAATCTCCCATACCGCAACATGCCCAAGTTCAAGTGACCAAGAAAGTAAAAGCTCATTAGATTTATACACCGGTGTCTTTGGAATCGACAAAGCAACAATAATGGATGCTGTTAATCAAGCATTAGAAGAGTTAAAGAAAATGGCATTGTCAGGGGAACCATTGTGGCTAACAAGTGTTGAGACTGGGAGAGAGATACTTAACTATGATGAGTATCTCAGGGAGGTCTGTGCTGACAGCTCGAGTGGTGAACAGCCTAAAAGATCGATAGAAGCATCTAGGGAAAGCAGAGTTGTCTTTGTCGATCTTCCTAAGCTAGTCCAAAGCTTCATGGATGTG AATCAATGGAAGGAAATGTTCCCATCCCTGATTTCGAAGGCAGCTGTGGTGGATGTTATCTGCATTGGTGAAGATCCTAACAGAAATGGTGCAGTGCAGTTG ATGTACGCAGAGCTACAGATGCTTACACCAATGGTTCCAACACGAGAGGTTTACTTTGTAAGATACTGCAAGCAGCTGAATGCTGAGCAGTGGGCAATTGTCGATGTATCCATCGACAAACTAGAAGATAACATAGATGCATCACTGATCAAATTTAGAAAGCGGCCTTCTGGCTGTGTCATAGAAGATAAATCCAATGGCCACTGCAAG GTTACATGGGTAGAGCACTTGGACTGCCAAAAGACTACAGTTCACTCCTTGTACAGAAGCATGGTTAATAGTGGTCTAGCCTTCGGAGCAAAGCGGTGGATCTCTACATTGCAACTCCAATGCGAACGCTCAGTATTCCTTATGGCTACTAATGTTCCCACAAAGGATTCAAGTG GAGTTGCCACATTAGCCGGGAGGAAGAGCATTCTAAAGTTAGCCCAAAGAATGACATGTAACTTCTGCAGGGCACTTGGAGCGTCCAGCTTCAATACATGGACAAAGGTAACAACTAAGTCGGGGGAAGATGTTAAGGTGACTTCTCGGAAAAACTTGAATAATCACGGAGAACCCATCGGAGTAATTCTGTGTGCTGTCTTTTCGGTCTGGCTTGCTGTATCTCCCAGTGCTCTTTTCGATTTCTTACGAGATGATGCTCACCGCCATGAG TGGGATGTAATGGCAAAAGGGTGTCAAGTAAAATCCATTGCGAACTTGGCCAAGGGGCAAGATCGTGGCAATGCTGTCAGCATCCAA ACGCTGAACTCAAAGGAAAACATGACCTGGGCACTACAGGACAGCAGCACCAACACTTATGAATCAATGGTCGTGTACGCCCCGGTCGACACAAGTAGCATACAGTCAGTGATGACAGGCTGTGACTCTAGCAGTGTCGCGGTTTTGCCATCAGGTTTTTCAATCCTCCCTGATGGCATGGAGTCTAGGTCCCTTGTGCTAACTTCCAGAAAAGAAAAGAATACAGAAGGTGGGTCTTTGCTCACTATCGCTATACAAGTTGTCACCAATGGTTCTCCAACAGCAAAGCTCACTGCAGAATCTGTAGAACCCGTTAGCTCACTTATATTAACTGTATTAGATAACATAAAGAGAAGCTTGCAATGTGACGATGGATAA
- the LOC141599780 gene encoding small ribosomal subunit protein uS17c: MSLTLSLFKPPLTSSKPTTTFLHGSLSNTFSTLSISSTSPPPSTITTKTLTIKAMKSMQGKVVCATNDKTVAVEVTRLAPHPKYKRRVRKKKRFQAHDPDNIFKVGDLVQLEKCRPISKTKTFLAVKPQARKVSPVAADVVAPNELGLPLQSQQPDEDKTV, from the coding sequence ATGTCACTCACATTATCCCTCTTCAAACCTCCACTCACCTCATCCAAACCCACCACCACATTCCTCCATGGGTCACTCTCCAACACCTTCTCCACCCTCTCCATCTCCTcaacatcaccaccaccatccaCCATCACTACCAAAACCCTGACCATCAAAGCCATGAAATCCATGCAGGGCAAAGTTGTTTGCGCTACCAACGACAAAACCGTCGCTGTGGAAGTCACTCGCTTAGCCCCCCATCCTAAATACAAACGCCGGGTTCGCAAGAAGAAGCGCTTTCAGGCTCATGATCCAGATAATATTTTCAAGGTTGGTGATTTGGTCCAGCTTGAAAAGTGTAGGCCTATTAGTAAGACCAAGACTTTTCTTGCTGTTAAACCTCAAGCCAGGAAGGTTTCTCCGGTCGCGGCCGATGTAGTTGCTCCCAATGAGCTTGGTTTACCACTTCAGTCTCAACAGCCTGATGAGGATAAGACTGTTTAA